The Capsicum annuum cultivar UCD-10X-F1 unplaced genomic scaffold, UCD10Xv1.1 ctg77948, whole genome shotgun sequence DNA segment TACTAAGACTTAATCTTAGCCTTACACTTGTACACTTTAGATGTATTTTATCTTTCACTTTTGTCTATATAAGACATGTTGTAATTCTAGAGAAGGCATCAGAAAATTTCCAACATAAGAAATATTCCGCTTGCCTAAACTCTCTTGTAATGTTTTCAGTTAACaaagtttgaataaaatcttgtaagttgttttaattgtttttggTTTTAATCTTCTCTCATATTTCATCAATTAATCCTTTAAGATCCTTTCAGATCCTTNNNNNNNNNNNNNNNNNNNNNNNNNNNNNNNNNNNNNNNNNNNNNNNNNNNNNNNNNNNNNNNNNNNNNNNNNNNNNNNNNNNNNNNNNNNNNNNNNNNNTAATTCTAGAGAAGGCATTAGAAAATTTCCAACATAAGAAATATTCCGCTTGCCTAAACTCTCTTGTAATGTTTTCAGTTAACaaagtttgaataaaatcttgtaagttgttttaattgtttttggTTTTAATCTTCTCTCATATTTCATCAATTAATCCTTTAAGATCCTTTCAGATCcttcttggtatcagagccaatcATTTTTATGCATGATATCATTTTTAAATCAATGGATCCGTCAGGGTGCTGGATAACCCTTTCGATCTGTGATTTCTCCGGATAGGTAGGGAGAGGTtgagtgatagcatcaaagtgccaatCATTTTTATGCATGATATCGTTCCAAACGAGAGCCTTGGGAACAAAGATATTACTTCTATCTTTGTTTTCTTCTATGAGGGTTGTAACACCCCTAGGACTCGTGATTCTAGCTTTGGGAGCTAGGGTTGTACCCATAAGTCGataatatactctgtatattattgctatttctctagtattatccttactgttcatgttttttgttttaacattaagtgttaaaacatccatgatgttaggatcattaatatccaccgagaaatttgggtagcaattaaagtataccgggccgtcggcgaggttactttgaattacCCCTAAAAGAGAATCGTTGAAATTCAATAGACGGGCATCTCTTAGAatagcacagacagggatatCAAGACCCTTCTTTTGAACAGAAATCATTGAACCTGTTAATGAATTGTAGAgggaggatttctttgattcctccaaaataGATCCACCATTCGTAGAACTATCTAGGGATAATAGCTTCTACCATGGCcggacaatatttaataaaccaggtgtgCCCTGGTCTGatatataagaaattaaaccatGCGGACTTGTAATCATACCAATTATACGTTTGAGGCCTGTGAGGCATCAATAAGGCAATTAGggtatgcaggtgatctgcaaaccagttgAAAGGTGTTAATATCCTTTTGATGGTGAACCTAGAATAGTCGATGTATTTTGGGTTCCTTTCGTTCATGGAATGTTCGACTTCGATAGAGTCTGTGTCCACAAGGATAGCTTCATATTTTGAGCGGATTCTCCGTATCCACAAAATTTTTATCATTGTAGACTGGCTTTATTAGCTGGTCTAGTGGATATCTTTCATATTCTTTATCAAGGGCAAGAACTGGCATTACTTGAGTGGTAACGAATTTGAATTCCTCTTTGATGGGAGGAGTTGTTGTTGTCGTTTTGCCTGTTGTAGGATCTACAGCCTGTGCGAAGGTTTCAGGAGCCTTCATAGTATAACTCTGCTTCGACTGAACAGACGAACTTGATGATTGTCCTTTATCAAAAGGTTTATTAGTCTTCAAATCTACCAATCTAGTTAGCATTGGTGGAGGAagctttggaaattctgccaaagctgcatatttgttttgaaacgGTAACTGTAGTTCCGATTTCAGTGTAGGATCTGAAACGTTCTTTCCAAAAGTCATTGTTACAGTCAGGTCTAATCATAATTTTGACTaagaaggtatctttataccacctaaagtCTGCTAAATCCTTGCAGGTGAGGTTGTTAAGAATTTCAAGGCTCCTATCTTGAAATAACTTAGGCTCTCCTATaaaatgtctagctatatgaTATAGGAGGGTA contains these protein-coding regions:
- the LOC124894837 gene encoding uncharacterized protein LOC124894837, whose product is MTFGKNVSDPTLKSELQLPFQNKYAALAEFPKLPPPMLTRLVDLKTNKPFDKGQSSSSSVQSKQSYTMKAPETFAQAVDPTTGKTTTTTPPIKEEFKFVTTQITCIP